attttcttttttttgtggggTTACGGATGAAATTTTAACAATGATACGATCATACGACGGTGTCTTTTGGGCATGTTTAACATACACATGAGTACGACGTTAATTTACGTGTATTCGTCTCCGTCGTGTACGACGTTGATTCAATCCTAGCTAGAGCAGCCAATTGGTGTTTAATGTTTATATATGTTGGCAGCCAGCTCCACAGCTTTTAATCAATTGCTGTTTAtaaataagagccaaatcaaCGGTTGTAAATTAAATAGTTAGGTTGTAATTCTATAGTTTACGGGTGTTCTAATAATTGTACTTAAAATCGTAAAACAAGAATACACAAGTTTGTACGAATAAAGAGATAAATACGAGACAAGTTGTAAATTGAAATAGTTTCGAATTAAGTTCTCACAAAAGCACGAAGGCTCATGTGTACTTTATAAATTTGATTCATGGCgtaaaatttgtaatttataataataattttagcGTTCGCATTTACAGGTATGCATGCATACGAGATTCGTGAAAATCCAAAAAGCATGTAAAATATAATTCCAAACGATCGGCACAAGTTAGACAAGAATATGAAGGgagcattaattaaaaatagtaatTATTCTGCTTTGAATTAacaattcatttttgtttatttctgGTTTTTTCTTGAACACACAAAAAGGATGGAAATGGAAGCATAGATTCCTTCTACGGCCATACGCGTACGGCAAACAAGTCACCAATAAAAAATGCAGGCAACAAGTCAATCTGAGGTGCTCCACGCGTAAATAATCCAAACCCATGAGGTCATAATCGTCAACACGATCTCATATTCGTGCTGCACGATCTCCTctccttcaaatttttttaacccCCACCCACAAGAAGACGCGAATTTTGAAAGTTTAAAGCTTTAAAGATCCCAAAATTCTTCccaggaggaaaaaaaaaaaaaaaaaaaaaaagcaaaagccaaagaaaaagaaagatcaacaGGAGCCAGTCCACTCATTAaaagttcaaaacaaaaccattcaTTTCTTTGACAAGTTTTTGTGTactttgaactttgaattgcTTTGTGTCCAAGCCAGCCAGTCAGCCAGCTTTGGTGTCTTTCATGTCTTCTTCATGTTCTTGTTGAAGGGTCAGTTATTTTTAGTTCAAGTAAGCTCCACAtagttcaaattttgtttttgcttttgttgttttctgggttttgcaGATATATGACATATGTTGTTGGGGTGCTGTGCTTTTTAACTGCCTTATTTTTGTAGAGTTTTCTTTTGCTGCTAACATGTGTCTTACATACACTTCAGTTTCAGTTCATATTCTCTGCTTAATCTGTTTGCAGACTAGTTCtgttcactcactctctctcttgccgGGCTTTAAATgagttgaaagttgaaactaCTCTTTTCTGTTGCAGCCTGGTCTTTATATTATAGCTCTGCTGTGAATGAGTTGAAACTATGCTGTATGTCACTGACTTATCCTCTGGTTTACTTTGAAGAATtagtagaagaaaaaaggaagaagacatttttgggtttgtagAGGAGAAAAGAGTGTAAAAGATCTCAATTTGTCTTGAACAGTAAATTTTCTCGACAAGTTTTTCAAATCTGGTTCGTGAAATTGTTTTGCAGGTTTtaaacatatttatattttgaggATATATGGTTAATTCATGCCTCTGTTGAAATTCCTTACAtgtttttgaattattatGCAGGTACCTGACATGGCTTTAAGAGAATTTCAAGTAAggtagtttttcttttgctttcatttAGGGTGAAATTTGAGCACCAAAATTGAAGAATCAATGGAAGAAAAGCCAGTCCCAGCATGGTCATGGCCGGTTGAGCAGTGTTTGAAAGAGTACCATGTGAAACTAGACAAGGGCCTGAGCACTTATGAGGCCGAGAAGCGACGTGAAAGGTATGGCTGGAATGAGCTTTCCAAAGAGAAGGGCAAGCCTTTATGGAGGCTTGTGTTAGAGCAATTTGATGACACGCTTGTAAAAATACTTCTAGTTGCAGCCTTCATATCTTTTGTTCTAGCTTTCCTGGGTGGAGGTGAGTCAGGGGAGTCAGGGTTTGAAGCCTATGTAGAACCATTTGTGATAGTATTGATTTTAATCCTTAACGCCATTGTTGGAGTTTGGCAAGAGAGCAATGCTGAAAAAGCACTTGAAGCCCTTAAGCAGATGCAGAGTGAATCTGGAAAGGTTTTAAGAGATGGCTATCTGGTGCCAGATTTGCCTGCAAGAGAACTTGTTCCTGGTGATATCGTCGAATTGCGAGTGGGAGACAAAGTCCCAGCTGACATGAGAGTTGCAGTTTTAAAGACTTCAACTTTGCGAGTTGAGCAGAGCTCATTGACTGGCGAGGCAATGCCTGTTCTGAAAAGCACTGGTCCTATATTCATGGATGATTGTGACTTGCAGGCGAAAGAGAATATGGTTTTCTCAGGCACAACTGTTGTCAATGGTAGCTGTCTTTGTGTTGTTGTTAGCACTGGGATGAACACTGAGATTGGCAAAATACAAAAGCAAATACATGAGGCTtctttggaagaagatgacacccctttgaagaagaagctggATGAATTTGGCAGCAGGTTCACTACTGCTATTGGGTTTGTTTGCCTCATTGTTTGGGTTATGAACTACAAAAATTTCCTCTCTTGGGATCTTGTTGATGGATGGCCAACGAATGTTAGGTTTTCGTTTGAGAGATGCACATACTATTTTAAGATAGCTGTTGCACTTGCCGTGGCTGCAATCCCAGAAGGTCTTCCTGCTGTTATTACAACTTGCTTAGCTCTTGGTACAAGGAAAATGGCACAAAAGAATGCAATTGTGAGGAAGCTTCCAAGTGTAGAAACCTTAGGATGCACAACTGTGATTTGTTCAGACAAAACTGGGACTTTGACAACAAACCAGATGTCTGTGACAGAATTCTTCACTTTGGGTGGAAAAACCACAGCTTCTCGAACAATTCGTGTTGAAGGCACAACTTATGATCCCAAGGACGGGGGAATTGTTGATTGGACTTGCTATAATATGGATGCTAACATGCAAGCCATTGCAGAAATCTGTGCTATTTGCAATGATGCTGGGATTTATTTTGATGGCCAGCTGTTCAGGGCTACAGGTTTGCCAACTGAGGCAGCTCTTAAGGTTTTGGTTGAAAAGATGGGAGTTCCAGACATCAaggcaagaaacaaaattcgTGACACACAGCTTGCTGCAAGCTACTTAATTGACACCACAACAGTGAAATTAGGTTAGCCGAAAACTATTCTCTTTTCATATGATCTAAAGCTGTTGACAATGCGGAAGCATTCTAACGGTCAATTTTTCAAGTACAGGCTGTTGTGAGTGGTGGACAAAAAGATCGAAAAGGGTTGCCACACTAGAATTTGATCGTGTTCGAAAGTCTATGAGTGTTATTGTCCGGGAGCCAACTGGGCGTAACCGACTTCTTGTCAAGGTGACTCGTTTTTTGTCTCATTGCTGTCTACAGCTGGGTTTGAGTTTGCTGTTATAGCATGTTTTCATGCTTGATGCACTGTCTGGTGCTTGTATAATTTAACGGTTGCAATTTGCAGGGTGCTGTTGAGAGTTTACTGGAGCGCACTTTGCATGTACAACTTGCTGATGGATCCCTTGTTCCAATAGACGAACCTTGTAAACAATCATTGCTCTTGAGACTCTTGGACATGAGCTCAAAGGGATTGCGGTGCTTGGGTTTCGCATATAAGGAGGAGTTGGGAGAGTTTTCAGATTATCATTCTGAGAGCCATCCTGCTCACAAGAAGCTGCTTGATCCAGCCTGCTACTCCTCCATTGAAAGTGACTTAGTTTTTGTAGGCATTGTTGGGTTAAGAGTATGTATATGCCACAAATGTTTTGCTACTTGATGATTTTCAaggttcaaaatttcaaatatttcatttaaTAACTATTTTTCACAGGACCCTCCTCGTGATGAAGTTGGaaaagcaattgaagattGCAGAGAAGCTGGAATTAGAGTTATGGTAATAACTGGAGATAACAAGTCCACAGCTGAGGCTATCTGTCAAGAAATCAAGTTGTTCTCTAAAGAAGAGGATCTGAAAGGGAGAAGTTTTACTGGAAAAGAGTTCATGGTTCTACCCCAGCCACAACAAATGGAAATTTTAGCAAAACCGGGAGGGAAGGTTTTCTCTCGTGCGGAGCCTAGGCATAAGCAAGAGATAGTAAGGATGCTGAAAGAGATAGGGGAGATTGTTGCAATGACCGGAGATGGAGTGAACGATGCACCGGCACTTAAACTTGCTGACATTGGGATTGCCATGGGCATCACAGGAACTGAGGTGGCATTCACACTCACTCTTGGAACATAGGATGATGCCCTCTGCCACTAACAGTTCTCATTAACTTGGAGCCTTGCAATGTGACTTCTAACCCTTCATGTTTTATATCCCAGGTTGCAAAAGAAGCTTCAGATATGGTTTTGGCAGATGATAATTTCAGTACTATTGTTTCAGCTGTTGCCGAAGGCCGTGCCATTTACACTAACATGAAAGCTTTTATCAGGcatatctctctctttgttcATCATCATAAGCATAATATGttccctccctctctcacctttttcttcctttgagTAAGAACTTTTCAATCTCTCATTCTGCAGGTACATGATTTCTTCAAATGTTGGAGAGGTAATATCCATATTCTTGACCGCGGCATTGGGAATACCCGAATGTATGATACCTGTGCAGCTTCTGTGGGTAAATCTGGTCACTGACGGACCACCTGCAACAGCTCTTGGATTTAACCCGGCTGACATGCATATTATGAAGAAACCGCCCCGCAAAAGTGACGATGCTCTTATGAGTCCTTGGGTTCTTTTCCGTTACCTGGTTAGTATGTCCTACTTTTAATTGAGCTTCAGCATGCCATGCAAAAGTCATAAACTTTACATGTTCACAACTGCAGGTAATTGGTTCTTATGTGGGCATTGCAACTGTTGGCATTTTCATCTTGTGGTATACTCAGGCTTCCTTTATGGGCATCAATCTTGTGAGTGATGGACATACACTTGTCGAACTATCTCAGCTTCGAAATTGGGGAGAGTGTCCGTCATGGTCGAATTTTACCGTGGCTCCGTTCACAGTTAGGGGAGGTCGGACTATCAGTTTCTCTGACCCTTGTGACTATTTCTCTGTTGGTAAAGTGAAGGCAATGACTTTGTCACTCTCTGTCTTGGTGGCCATTGAGATGTTCAATTCCCTCAATGCTCTTTCTGAAGATATTAGCTTGGTCAAAATGCCACCTTGGAGGAACCCTTGGCTCTTGGTTGCCATGTCAGTCTCATTTGGACTTCATTGCCTCATTCTCTACATTCCCTTTTTAGCAGACGTGTTTGGCGTTGTTCCATTGAGTCTGAATGAATGGCTCCTGGTAATTTTGATCTCGGTGCCGGTGATACTTATTGACGAGGTTCTTAAATTAGTAGGAAGGAGGAGAAGATggagagcaaagaaggagaaaacAGCATGATAAAATCTCAGGTTATTATGATCAGTAGGAAAGCAGATTCATTCTGGATGTGACACAGCATAGAAACCATGTAGTTAATTAGAATTCTCTGATAACCATTTTTATCTGTTCACTTTCACTTTCAATttgtattggtttttttttttgtgaaagtAAAGGCATTAAACACATTTgttcattaattaaaatagaaatgaaaaatatttaatctcTGGGTTGTTAAAGGCAATTGATTCAAACATCTTCCAAGTCCTAAATGACGGATATGTTTTTCAGCAGCTGCTTCAATGAAACATTCAGCATATACTGCATAGACAACATAACTTATTCTAAAGGACACAAATTAAcctgaaaatttattttgaatttttgaactTCTTTTCCTATGTATACACAAGAAAGAATCCAGATCCTATATtagaaaagaatttaattgtGGTTGAAAAAATGGCCTCAGCTTCCCTTACCAGTCCACCAGTGATGGCTTACACTGATTTATCTTCTCCTTACACCATTATACACATATCAAGCTTCAAATACACAGACAGAAACCAACTTCCTGCGGCACCACATGTATGAGCCGCAAACCAACTTCCCCCTGGTCCAACAGCAGcagaatttaaattctcatTCGGATCTTGACGCTGCGActcgaaaaataaaattgcatCCATCCAATCACACGTCACTGAAACCAGATAATGACATACTGACCAGAGAGCCATGcttataaaaatatgaagggCTCCCATGTCTATAGCTTTGCATGGCAAGTCCTCCGGTAACTTTTAGAGATCGTTGTGAAGTTTAAAGCATAAAAGTGAATTTATGCCTGATCTCTAAATCATTGACATATGTAGCTGTAACCATGAAGTTCCTTCAGAAATAGGAAGACTGATCATGAAGCACATTCAAGTGAGCAAGTATTCTAGCTGCCATAGATTTAACACTACCACTTCCACGTTGAGTTAAGTCAACTAAAGGCATCTGAGCTAACGATCCAAACTTCTGTTTAAACTCCAGCAGCCGGAACATTCTTTCTAGAGCATGTAGAGCCTTCTCCTGCAAACTAGGGTAGGGTTGAACAAGAAATTTTATTATAGGTGGGATGGCATTTGCGTCTGTAAGCACCTTACTACCGGTCTGCAGTCTCTCACCTTCAATTAAAGTTAATAGTGCATCTAAAGAAGCTTCACACGCTCCAGGATCAGGTTCTCCCAGAATCCTAACTAGTGGTCCCACTGCATCAGCCTCCACCAGGCAAAATGACGAAACAATGCTACATATTCCTCCATGAACAGGGCATCCAGTTTCTGGCGGGGCCGAGAAGCAGCAGAATCCTTTGCGGTTAGGTAAAGACCTGCTCAACAGTGGTGAACTCTCTGAAAATCGAGAAAGAGATATGGCTGCACGTTTTTTTGTCAAGGAGGTTCCAGACTCCAGCAACTGTACGAACAAGGGTATAATGCCAGCTTCAGCTGCACTCTTTTGCCATTCCAAGTTTGTTGAAACAGTGAAACGACAAATGGCTCCAACGGCATTCTCTATCAACTGATTCTTATGGGGACCATTCTGCTTGCCATTCTGGAGAAAACTGAATACGGCAGGTAGTGCCCCAGCATCCACAAGCCACTGTGTGATCTTGGGGATTTCTGGAAGGTTAGAGATAATGCCCATTGCAGAAGCAATCTCTTCTTCATCGTCAGAAACTTTGATGATCTTGAGTATAGTCTCAATGCACTTCTGATTCACATGCTCCAGGATGGGGGTGGATTCACTGCCACCTTCTACTAAGCAAGAGAACAGCTTTACAGCATTTGCTCGTAGGTTTAGGTCATCATTCTCACACAACTGAACCAATACTTGTATTGCGGAGGACTGTAAAAGTAACCAAATCAGTTAAAGCTTATCTACCAGAAGCTGAGTAAATCAAGTTAGCGTCTGGTAAAGATGTTATTATTCCAAGTATTGAGATAATTGTAAAAATGGAACTAGGAATTTAAACTCTAAAATTCAATAGGCTGCACCTGAGTTTACATTTTCTAACTTCATAGTGTATCAGCGTAAGGGTTGAAAATAATCAACCTCAACATGGGGTAAACCCATCAGGAGGAGACAAGAACTAAAAAAGATGTCAGAAAATGTTATTAACACGACCTTCTCTTAATAAACCTTCAATgagtttctttttcattattatgGGAATTTCGAATGTGCATCATTAATCCAAATTGGGCAAACACTACCCTAGTTGTTAAAGTTTTCACGAGTGTGATTTAGGAAAGTTGATTGATGATGACTACTAATTGCAAAACATGAATCTCAATGCAgtttctcaacaaaaaaaggcCTGCAACTTGAAGCTTCACCTAATGTTATTTCAGTTTGATTTCCCTTCCAGGTCTTTTCTGTTAAGAAATAACATTAAGCGAAGCTTCAGCTTGCAGGACTTTGCACTACCTCCCAATTTCTTATGAGACTAGCCACCCTTGGATATTCTCATGCCATTCAAACTTCGAGATCCCATTAACATTCTACTAGTAGACTCGTGTAGGCAGGAAaccaatttttattgaaataaaaatgtCTTCTAGAATAAAACACACACCTGTATCAACTTGGTCTTGATACTTATAGCAGAGGGGGATTGACACAAGGTGTGGAAGGTGCGAATAATGCTTTTCTGTACATTAGGCCCCATCAAGTTAATCAAAGAGAAAAGCTTTAAAATATCTTCATCCGATTCCAAAAATGAAACAGGTGTCTGGCTGGATTCTAGAGACACTGACATGGCGAGGTGCATAATTGTGGCTGCTAAATATTCACGCAAACTTGACAATGACGAGCTAAGATTGAAAAGAAGGTCAAGTAATGGGCGCTCTGCACCTTCTCGAATCATCTGCAGACCATTTTTAGGTAAGCTTGAGAGGTTTCTAAGAGCTTTAACAGCCACAGTTTTAATTGGAATGTCACCATGTGAGACCAAATACAGAAGTGGACACAGTACTCCTCCTTCTATCAAAGATTCTTTATTGTGGTCAGTCAACTCCATCTCTGCCAAATTTGATGCCATGGCCATTTTCACATCTTCTGGTcctgaatataaaaaaatggcAATTTTATAGCAACAAACCTTCATTACTCATAAAATGAACCGTTGACACATAAACTGCAGCAAACATACAAACTGAAAATCACATTGCCATACCTAAGGCTAAATTTTTcgataaatataaacataaaatagATAGAGCACATATAAGCTTTCATAAACCACACCAAAAGATCTCTTaacatacaattaaatttaaCATAATCATATTCAAGGAAGCAAACATGTAAACTATTGGAATTCTATTGAATCAAGCGTAAACTTGGATCACTGATGAACATGTTGTAGTGATAAAACTAAGATTGCTAACCTTTTTTACCACATACAATGCTAAAATTCAGAAGGAACCATTACATATCATACTAAAGGTTGCAACAATGAATTTGAACCCAGAACTTGTAGGGTTATTTTAGTAAAGGTTGCAACATTATTTTAGAAAGATCTATTTTACAATCTGCATGAGGGGCTTCTTATTATACAacctaaaaaaagaagaaagatcctgtacaaaagaaattattatgaAAGAAGATAAGAGAACCTGCAGAGAGACGCTGCAGCAAATGTGTAAAATAATTTGCCTTTGCCATCTGTATAACGTTCTGATCAGAGAATGATAGATTCTCCAATAGTTCTCGTGCGTCTTTGGCAGCCCGATTATCGTCACTGTTGGACATGGTAACTAATAGGAGTATGGAACCTTGAACCTTCCCTATTTGCTCTCTTATCGGATTGCTTTTGGATAATTCCAAAAGTAACGCCACTGCTAACTTCCTTTCCTCAACACGGCGGCCAAGTGAACGAACAATAGATTCAATGCCATTATCAGCTTTGTTAATTCTTTCCTGCAACATTAACTATAAGGTTATAGCCATACATGAGGGAATTAAGAAGAGATAacgtagaaaaataaaatgtatttATTACTACAAATAATAAGcgcatgtttttcttctttctttttgtgtaGGCAAATGAAGAACATCATTGTTCATTAAAAGAATATTACTGCACAAGGGGCATTTTACAGACTTGTGCGTCTGTTGCTAggcattatatataaaaacacagagggagagagagagagagagagagagagagagagagagagagagagagagagagtacacGATGTAGTTAAGGTAAGCAAAGTATTACCTTCGCATCATCACTATCCTTCACCAAAATGCATAGGTTCACAAGAGCATGGTTCCTTATCTCAGGATTTTTAACACCAAGAAGTTGTATGAGAATAGGTATGTAGTTCTCCAGTATGACCCATTCCTTATGCAGATCTCTTTCTTTACAGAGATCTAGTAGTTCACCGAGGCAATGAAGcacttcttcgtcttcttcagACTGGAGTTTTGATTTCAAGGAAGCAATCATAATCATAGTATTCCTGTCTTTCCATTCTTCTATTGATTGCCGCAGAGTTTTATTGGGCCGTAAAATTGATGTGTCTAAAGAAGTCATGGTCAGGGGGCACGATGTGTTCCCATCAGCAAACCACTTTTCTATAGCACTTCTCTCAAATGTCTGTCCAGAAGAAGTTTCCACAGGGTCCACCATAACTTCCCTGGTGATTGGGCAAATAAATGATTGAAGCGGTTCCAATGGTTGACCACCCAAAGATTTCCGCTTAATGATatacttcatttctttctccCTAGGAGATGAAGCTGCATCAGCCCTTTCTAATAGAGCAATTATCTGTTCCATCTGTATAGCTTCAGCCTGGTCTTTCCTCAGCCGGGCATTTTCTATCTCGCTCCTGAATTCCTCTAATTCCTTCTTTAACACTGACCTCTCAGTTGAGATTCCAACTGCCTCTGCAATGAGAACCAGCAAATTATTGGCATAAGAACGATCCATATTTCTCTCCTGGATTCCAGAATCAATTTTGTCCAAAATCTCTTCCTCTGCTATTGCTGCCCTGAACTCAGCTCTCTGCATATTGTCACAAagcttttcaatttcttcaattatGCCAGATGAAAGATCTAGAGAAGTCAGGGGAAGAAGACTTAAAGCCCGACTGATCTCTCTCATTATGTCCTCTAGGCGCTTAACTATATTACGGCAATTCATTAAGAGATACACTTTGTTTCTCTTGCTGCACTCATGAGTCAGTTGCTTTGCAGCTCTGATTTCTCGGTAAAGAATCTCCATAACATTGTTCAAGCTCTCAGAATGAACAACAGTTTTCTTGTTCAACTCTCTTAAGATGGGGACTACCCTTACCACATAACTTGCAAGCTCCTTGAAAGTATCCTTCTTAACAAGGACATCATTGGCAGCAGCTACAATTTCAAAAATGGCCTCTACTGTTTGAGAAATGACTTCTGAAGCCGGAGCAGATACAGCACTTGAAACCAAGTCCACTGCCAACATTTTGCAACTCACTGAAACTAGCAAGCGAGATCCTCATTTCCCATTTGACTGCACAATTGACAAAAAGTGGCAGAAGCCCTCTTGCAGGACAACAACCAGAAGCTTTTGATCCAAAATAGTTTTCATGCCATGCATTCAGTTTCAATCTGAAATATCAGAGTATTTGCTTAGTCTTAGTCTTGCTACACTACATTGATTATACTTGAATTTATTTACTCATATACATCTGGACCAACTCCCCATTCAGTCATGGAGAACCAGGCAGAAATGAAAATCACACAAAAGTAAAAGTCACATACAAATTTcggtttggttgctgagaattAACAATTAAGTCTTGTATTCTTTCGTAATTTTGAGATATGGAGAGTTCCGCTCAATGTCCCTAATCCAACCATTAGTCTCCATTATTGTACAGAAACCAAAAGACATGAGTAACACTGAACCTgtcattttcttctctaaCCTTCAGTTTCCTCTGCCATCAAAGGGAAAatcgttttgttttgtttatcaaCAAAGGAAAGACTGAAATTAAGCTCAGCTATAAGTTTGTACTGGCAATAAGTCTACTCAGTCTAATTCCCTtgcttcattaaaaaaataatgaaattttgtACCCATAAAAACCCTTTCATTCTTTGCTACTTtctctcagcaaccaaacagagttAACATACATAACCATTCATTCTTTGCTACTTTCTCTCAGCAACCAGAGTTAACATACATAACCATTCTAGAAAGCTActgtttttttgctttttctggtCAGAGAAACTTGAAACAAATACTAGTAAGTTCTAGTCCTAATTCAATATACTGAAATCAATAATGCTTCAATTTCCAGcttatttcttcaaatttagGCTCAAATTGCAATTCAGAAGGACCCCATTAAACAGCAAGCATGCAATAAAGCAGAAGGCCAAGACCCTTTTAGTCAACAACAAAGTCTTCACtgattcaaaaagaaaaagtttaagAGACAGACCTGGGAAAGAGTTTATGCCCATCAAAATTCACAGCACCATCAAT
Above is a window of Prunus persica cultivar Lovell chromosome G2, Prunus_persica_NCBIv2, whole genome shotgun sequence DNA encoding:
- the LOC18787137 gene encoding U-box domain-containing protein 44 — translated: MLAVDLVSSAVSAPASEVISQTVEAIFEIVAAANDVLVKKDTFKELASYVVRVVPILRELNKKTVVHSESLNNVMEILYREIRAAKQLTHECSKRNKVYLLMNCRNIVKRLEDIMREISRALSLLPLTSLDLSSGIIEEIEKLCDNMQRAEFRAAIAEEEILDKIDSGIQERNMDRSYANNLLVLIAEAVGISTERSVLKKELEEFRSEIENARLRKDQAEAIQMEQIIALLERADAASSPREKEMKYIIKRKSLGGQPLEPLQSFICPITREVMVDPVETSSGQTFERSAIEKWFADGNTSCPLTMTSLDTSILRPNKTLRQSIEEWKDRNTMIMIASLKSKLQSEEDEEVLHCLGELLDLCKERDLHKEWVILENYIPILIQLLGVKNPEIRNHALVNLCILVKDSDDAKERINKADNGIESIVRSLGRRVEERKLAVALLLELSKSNPIREQIGKVQGSILLLVTMSNSDDNRAAKDARELLENLSFSDQNVIQMAKANYFTHLLQRLSAGPEDVKMAMASNLAEMELTDHNKESLIEGGVLCPLLYLVSHGDIPIKTVAVKALRNLSSLPKNGLQMIREGAERPLLDLLFNLSSSLSSLREYLAATIMHLAMSVSLESSQTPVSFLESDEDILKLFSLINLMGPNVQKSIIRTFHTLCQSPSAISIKTKLIQSSAIQVLVQLCENDDLNLRANAVKLFSCLVEGGSESTPILEHVNQKCIETILKIIKVSDDEEEIASAMGIISNLPEIPKITQWLVDAGALPAVFSFLQNGKQNGPHKNQLIENAVGAICRFTVSTNLEWQKSAAEAGIIPLFVQLLESGTSLTKKRAAISLSRFSESSPLLSRSLPNRKGFCCFSAPPETGCPVHGGICSIVSSFCLVEADAVGPLVRILGEPDPGACEASLDALLTLIEGERLQTGSKVLTDANAIPPIIKFLVQPYPSLQEKALHALERMFRLLEFKQKFGSLAQMPLVDLTQRGSGSVKSMAARILAHLNVLHDQSSYF
- the LOC18784859 gene encoding calcium-transporting ATPase, endoplasmic reticulum-type — encoded protein: MEEKPVPAWSWPVEQCLKEYHVKLDKGLSTYEAEKRRERYGWNELSKEKGKPLWRLVLEQFDDTLVKILLVAAFISFVLAFLGGGESGESGFEAYVEPFVIVLILILNAIVGVWQESNAEKALEALKQMQSESGKVLRDGYLVPDLPARELVPGDIVELRVGDKVPADMRVAVLKTSTLRVEQSSLTGEAMPVLKSTGPIFMDDCDLQAKENMVFSGTTVVNGSCLCVVVSTGMNTEIGKIQKQIHEASLEEDDTPLKKKLDEFGSRFTTAIGFVCLIVWVMNYKNFLSWDLVDGWPTNVRFSFERCTYYFKIAVALAVAAIPEGLPAVITTCLALGTRKMAQKNAIVRKLPSVETLGCTTVICSDKTGTLTTNQMSVTEFFTLGGKTTASRTIRVEGTTYDPKDGGIVDWTCYNMDANMQAIAEICAICNDAGIYFDGQLFRATGLPTEAALKVLVEKMGVPDIKARNKIRDTQLAASYLIDTTTVKLGCCEWWTKRSKRVATLEFDRVRKSMSVIVREPTGRNRLLVKGAVESLLERTLHVQLADGSLVPIDEPCKQSLLLRLLDMSSKGLRCLGFAYKEELGEFSDYHSESHPAHKKLLDPACYSSIESDLVFVGIVGLRDPPRDEVGKAIEDCREAGIRVMVITGDNKSTAEAICQEIKLFSKEEDLKGRSFTGKEFMVLPQPQQMEILAKPGGKVFSRAEPRHKQEIVRMLKEIGEIVAMTGDGVNDAPALKLADIGIAMGITGTEVAKEASDMVLADDNFSTIVSAVAEGRAIYTNMKAFIRYMISSNVGEVISIFLTAALGIPECMIPVQLLWVNLVTDGPPATALGFNPADMHIMKKPPRKSDDALMSPWVLFRYLVIGSYVGIATVGIFILWYTQASFMGINLVSDGHTLVELSQLRNWGECPSWSNFTVAPFTVRGGRTISFSDPCDYFSVGKVKAMTLSLSVLVAIEMFNSLNALSEDISLVKMPPWRNPWLLVAMSVSFGLHCLILYIPFLADVFGVVPLSLNEWLLVILISVPVILIDEVLKLVGRRRRWRAKKEKTA